From a single Mobula birostris isolate sMobBir1 chromosome 13, sMobBir1.hap1, whole genome shotgun sequence genomic region:
- the LOC140207243 gene encoding uncharacterized protein — MGDSETYMNVKFTKTDARSPSPDEPDVSYTELNVKTLSAPRVRTGGDDLTSTYSELNFPKEEPRIDDDEDPPIPSGPAGLPTTAQTGPHKQESNENIGNRPYRKICLLCLVTSILVAIVAGLSIHVSQTRQSLITCDGNYRRLWDQHHEMNRTQHQYQQQVRELNSTLQSRTSENSRLDLSQRNCLKNLSVLSNKLSNLENNFTVLNSELSELNQTHTDLRHECNQLETKDRTISENKAQICQYLNRRREQTCPPDWTEKESRCYFISTSVKSYDGAREHCSKFDARLLEINSNVEKTFVSNDVIRNTAYWIGKCANGNVASYLLYKVKYGWATCSKCDSYAWSYDCKGEYRFICEKSAYLYPDIPEEIQGLCQQPVGPTSIK, encoded by the exons ATGGGCGACAGCGAGACTTACATGAATGTGAAGTTCACAAAAACGGACGCACGGTCTCCTTCCCCAg ACGAGCCTGATGTATCATACACGGAACTTAATGTCAAGACCCTCTCGGCGCCCCGGGTCCGGACAGGTGGAG ACGATCTGACCTCCACCTACTCAGAGCTGAACTTTCCGAAAGAGGAACCCCGCATCGATGACGACGAAGATCCTCCCATTCCCTCGGGACCCGCCGGGCTGCCAACCACTGCACAAACAG GTCCGCATAAACAAGAGTCGAACGAAAACATCGGAAATAGACCGTACCGTAAGATCTGCCTACTCTGCCTCGTTACATCCATCCTCGTCGCGATAGTGGCCGGGCTCTCGATCCATG TATCGCAGACTCGTCAGTCTCTGATCACCTGTGACGGAAATTACCGGAGACTTTGGGATCAACATCACGAGATGAACAGGACCCAGCACCAATATCAACAGCAAGTCCGTGAGTTGAACTCAACCCTTcaatccaggacatctgagaACTCCCGTTTGGATCTCTCCCAGAGAAACTGTCTAAAGAATCTTTCCGTCCTCAGCAACAAGCTCTCCAATCTCGAAAACAACTTTACTGTCCTCAACTCCGAACTCTCAGAGCTGAATCAAACACACACCGATCTCCGCCATGAATGCAATCAGCTCGAAACGAAGGACAGAACCATCTCCGAAAACAAAGCTCAGATTTGCCAGTACCTCAACAGGAGAAGAG AGCAAACGTGTCCCCCGGACtggactgaaaaggaaagccGGTGTTATTTTATATCCACGTCCGTAAAATCTTATGATGGAGCGAGGGAACATTGTTCAAAATTTGATGCAAGGCTCCTCGAAATAAATTCAAACGTGGAAAAG ACTTTTGTTTCCAATGATGTCATTCGAAACACAGCttactggattggaaaatgcgcAAACGG GAACGTCGCCTCTTATCTTCTGTACAAGGTGAAGTATGGATGGGCCACCTGCAGTAAGTGCGACTCGTACGCATGGAGTTACGATTGCAAAGGTGAATACAGATTCATCTGCGAGAAGTCTGCATATTTATACCCGGATATTCCTGAAGAGATCCAAGGTCTCTGTCAACAGCCTGTCGGGCCGACTTCAATCAAGTGA